The Dysgonomonadaceae bacterium PH5-43 genomic sequence CTCTACTAGAGCTCTTTGTTTATCTACAAACACTTTTAGTACGCGTCCTGTTTTTCCTTTGTCTTCTCCGGTATTAACAAAAACTACGTCTCCTTTTTTAATATGTAATTTACTCATTTCCTTTGTTTTTTTTTAGTTATAGCACTTCTGGCGCTAAAGAAACGATTTTCATATTCACAGCACGTAATTCACGAGCAACAGGCCCAAAAATACGACTACCTCTAATTTCACCTGCATTATTTAATAGCACACAAGCGTTATCATCGAAGCGGATATACGAACCATCGGCACGACGTATTTCTTTTTTAGTACGTACTATAATTGCCTTAGACACGGCACCTTTTTTAACATCACTTGATGGAATAACTTGTTTTACAGCTACAACAATTACATCACCAACAGAAGCATATCTTCTTCTTGTGCCTCCCAATACTCGAATACAAAGAACTTCTCTTGCTCCCGAGTTGTCTGCTACTTTAAGTCTAGATTCTTGTTGTATCATAATTATTTAGCTTTTTCAATTATTTCCACTAATCTCCATCTCTTAGTTTTGCTCAAAGGACGAGTTTCCATAATTTTCACGGTATCACCGATATTACATTCGTTTTTCTCGTCATGAGCATGGAATTTTTTCGTTTTATTAACGAATTTCCCATATAGAGGGTGCTTTTCTTTCCATTTCACAGCAACAGTAATAGATTTCTCCATTTTATTACTGGAAACAACACCGATTCTTTCTTTTCTTAAATTTCTTGCTTCCATTATGTTGCTTATTTTTTGTTTTCGTCTAATTCTCTCTTGCGTAATTCTGTTTTCATACGCGCAATCTCTCTGCGTGATTTAGTAATCACTGCTGGACTATCTAAAGGAGAAATACTATGATTGATTTTCTTCTGCTCGTAAGCTTTAACTTCAACATCAACTCTCTCTTTCAATTCCTGAGTAGATAAATCTCTTATTTCTGCAATTTTCATAACTAAATTATTACAAAGTTTGATTGTTCATATCATAATCACGTCTTACGACAAACTTAGTTGTAACTGGAAGTTTTTGAGCAGCTAGTCTCAATGCTTCTTTTGCAACATCGAATGGAACCCCTTCTATTTCGAAAAGAATTCTACCTGGAGTAACAGGAGCCACGAATCCTTCTGGAGCTCCTTTCCCTTTACCCATACGTACCTCTGCAGGTTTTTTAGTAATCGGTTTATCTGGGAATATTCTAACCCAAACTTGACCTTGACGTTGCATATAACGAGTTACAGCAATACGAGCAGCTTCAATCTGACGTCCTGTAATCCATTTTGATTGCAAAGTTTTTATACCAAAAGAACCGAATGCCAATTGACTACCTCTTTGGGCATTTCCTTTCATTCGACCTTTTTGAGATCTTCTGAATTTTGTTTTTTTCGGTTGTAACATCTTTTTTGTTTAATCAATGATTAATAATTAATAAATTTAAAATGAGTAACGGTCATTTTATCATTATTATTTTTTGTCTCTAGGCGTTCTTTTTTTTCCTCCTCGTCCGCCTGCATTAAATCCACGACCTGAATCTTTTGCAACCGCAAATTGAGGAGAAAGATCTTTCCTTCCATACACCTCTCCTCTACATATCCACACTTTAACACCTAATAAACCTACTTTTGTTAAAGCTTCGGCTAAAGAATAATCTATATCAGCTCTTAGAGTATGTAATGGAGTTCTACCTTCCTTATACATTTCAGAACGTGCCATTTCGGCTCCATTCAAACGACCAGAGATTTGCACTTTTATACCTTCTGCACCAGCTTTCATTGTAGCAGTTATTGCTGCTTTGATAGCACGACGGTATGCCATTTTACCTTCTAATTGACGAGCAATATTGTTAGCTACAATAGCTGCATCTAATTCAGGTTTTTTCACTTCGAAGATATTGATTTGAATTTCCTTATCGGTAATTTTCTTTAATTCTTCTTTTAGTTTATCTACTTCTTGACCACCTTTACCTATTATAACACCCGGACGAGCACTACATACTGTAATAGTAACAAGTTTCAAAGTACGTTCAATAACAATACGAGATACACTTGCTTTAGCGAGACGGGCATTTAAGTATTTACGGATTTTGCTGTCTTCATACAAAGTATCACCATAATTATTGCCGCCATACCAGTTTGAGTCCCATCCTCTGATGATTCCCAAGCGATTACTTATTGGATTTGTTTTTTGTCCCATTTAGCAATTATTTTTGTATTTCGTTTTTTGTATCTACAAATAAAGTCACGTGATTAGAACGCTTTCTGATTCTATAAGCTCTACCCTGAGGAGCAGGACGCATTCTTTTCAAAATAGTTGCGGAATCCACGCTTATAGAAGTTATAAATAACTCTCCGTTTTCAGCTTGGCGACCGGTTTTTTCTTCCCAGTTGGCAATTGCCGATTTTAGCAATTTTTCAACTCTTGCAGAAGCTTCTTTGTTAGAGTATTTCAAAACTCCTAAAGCTTTGAACACCTCCATACCTCGAACCATATCCGCCACTAAGCGCATTTTTCGAGGAGAAGTAGGAACATTATTTAGCTTTGCAAAATACATGTCCTTTTGAGCTTCCTTCCTTTTTTCTGCTGATATTCTTTTTCTAGAACCCATTTGTTTTTATTTTAATTTCATTGCTTGAATATCCTGTTATTTTTTCTTATTACCTGCATGGCCACGGAACTGACGTGTAGGAGAAAATTCACCTAATTTATGTCCAACCATATTTTCAGTAATATAAACAGGAATAAATTTGTTACCATTGTGAACTGCAACTGTATGTCCCACGAAATCGGGAGATATCATTGAAGCTCTTGCCCATGTTTTAACGACAGTTTTTTTGCCGCTTTCATTCATATCAAGAATTTTCTTCTCTAATTTGATGTTAATATAAGGGCCTTTTTTTAATGAACGACTCATAATCTATTCTTATTTAATCAGGTTATTTTTTTCTTCTTTCTACAATATACTTAGAAGAATGTTTCTTAGGTGCTCTTGTTTTCAAGCCCTTAGCGTACAATCCTTTGCGAGATCTTGGATGTCCTCCTGAAGCGCGGCCTTCACCACCACCCATTGGGTGATCCACAGGGTTCATTACCACACCACGTACACGTGGACGACGTCCCAACCATCTTGTTCTTCCCGCTTTACCTGATCTTTCCAAAGCATGATCTGAGTTTCCAACACTACCAATAGTAGCTTTACAAGCTGAAAGTATTTTACGAGTTTCACCTGAAGGCATTTTAAGAATAACATAACTACCTTCACGAGATACCAACTGAGCGAAAGCTCCAGCAGAACGAACCATTTTAGCTCCTTGTCCTGGACGCAATTCTACGTTGTGAATCACTGTACCTAAAGGAATATTAGCCAAAGGAAGAGCGTTTCCAACTTCGGGAGCTGCCTCTGTACCCGACATCACTGTTTGATTAATCTCCAATCCATCAGGAGCAATGATATACGTTTTAGCTCCATCAGCATAATACAACAAAGCAATACGAGCCGAACGATTAGGGTCGTACTCTATTGTTTTTACTGTTGCAGGAATACCATCTTTGTTTCTCTTGAAATCGATAATTCTATACTTACGTTTGTGTCCTCCACCTACATTGCGTATAGTCATTTTACCTTCAGCATTACGACCTCCGGATTTTTTTGTACCGTAAACAAGAGATTTCTCTGGTACACTAGCAGTGATTTCACTAAATGTACCAATAATCTTGTGTCTTTGCCCCGGTGTTGTGGGCTTTAATTTACGAATTCCCATTATTTATTTTAAGTTTTAAGCTTTAAGCTATAAGTTTTTCAACTTACAACTTAAAACCTTTCATTTTTTAGATATTACTAAAGAAATCAATTGTATCTCCCTCTTTCAATGTTACTATTGCTTTTTTGAAAGAAGCTTCTTTTCCACTAACAACTCCTGATTTTGTGTATCTCGACTTTCTTTTTCCGTCGTAATTCATTGTATTTACTTTTACAACTGTTACTCCGTAAAGTTCTTCGATAGCTGCTTTTATCTCTAACTTGTTTGCATCAGGAGAAACACGGAAACCAACACGATTAGCCATTTTGTCTGTAATCATTGTTTGTTTCTCTGTTACAATAGGTTTAATAATTATTCCCATGATTTATCCTCCTTATTATTAAAAGTTATTCATAGCAGTTAGCGAACTTTCCAACAATACCAAATGACCTGCATTCATCACTTTATATGTGTTCAATTCAGAAACTGTTATAACACTTGCCTTTTGCAAATTGCGAGCCGACAAGAAAATATTATTATTATTCTCTGGAACAACTAATAAAAGTTTTTTGCCATCTAAATTTAAGTTTTTAGATAGAGTTACAAATTCTTTAGTTTTAGGTGTTTCAAAGTTAAAATCTTCAATCACGATAAGAGCTTCTTCACGCACTTTGTACGACAAAGCAGATTTACGAGCTAAAGATTTTTCTTTTTTATTTAGTTTAAAACCGTAATCTCTTGGTTGTGGACCAAAAACACGAGCTCCGCCTCTTAATAGAGGTGAGTTAATATCTCCACGACGAGCTCCGCCGCCGCCTTTTTGACGTCCTAACTTACGAGTACTTCCTGAAATTTCATTTCTTTCTTTAGACTTAGCTGTTCCTTGACGTTTGTTTGCCAAATATTGCTTTACATCTAAATAGATTACATGATCATTCGGTTCAATTCCAAAAACGCCTTCTTTAAGATTCACCTTTCTACCGGTATCTTCTCCTTTAATGTTGTATACACTTACTTCCATTACTTCTGAATTACTACGATTGAACCTTTTGCTCCGGGCACAGAACCTTTTACTAACATCAAGTTATGTTCCGGAATTAATTTAATCACTTCAAGGTTTTGTACGGTCACTCTTTCATTTCCCATTTGACCTCCCATACGAGTACCTTTGAATACTTTAGCAGGGTAAGAACAAGCTCCGATAGAACCTGGGTGACGTTGACGGTCACTTTGTCCTAATGTTGCCTCTCCTACTCCTCGGAATCCATGACGTTTAACAACGCCTTGAAATCCTTTACCTTTAGACTGACCAATCACGTCAACATATATTTCTCCATCGAAATAGTCAACTGTGATCACATCTCCTTGTTTGTACTCTCCATTGTTTTCTTTGTACAAACCTTGTTCTTTGAACTCAACCAAGTGTCTCTTTGGTGTTACTCCTGCTTTTTTGAAGTGTCCCATCTCAGGCTTAGTAGTATGCTTCTCCTTTTTGTCCTGAAATCCTAATTGAACCGCTTCATAACCATCATTTTCGATAGTTTTAACTTGAGTAACCACACAAGGACCTACTTCAATAACAGTGCATGGAAGATTTTTTCCATCGGCACCAAAAACGGAAGTCATTCCGATTTTCTTTCCAATTAATCCTGGCATTTCTCTTTTTTAATTAATGACTCTCCTGCTATTTCAAGAATAGCGCGGGTTTTCTATTTATTCTATACTTTAATTTCTACTTCAACTCCACTAGGCAAATCTAATTTCATCAATGCGTCTACTGTTTTAGTTGTAGATGTATAGATGTCAATTAAACGTTTATAAGAAGACAACTCGAATTGTTCACGAGATTTCTTATTTACGAAAGTTGCTCTATTTACAGTAAAAATACGTTTATGTGTTGGTAATGGAATAGGTCCACTAACAAAATCAGCCGTCCCTTTTACTGTTTTAACAATTTTCTCAGCAGATTTGTCTACCAAGTTGTAGTCGTAAGACTTTAATTTAATTCTAATTTTTTGGCTCGAATTATTCATTATTTTTATTTTTTTAGGCAAAGAGGAAAGAGCCATTTCCTCCCTCTTCACCTTTATTTATTAGTTATCTTTATTAAAGATTAGCGTAATTAGCGCGCAAAGATACAAAAATAATCTTATTTAACAAATTATTTTATTAAATCTACACGACCTTGCACTTCTGTCAACACAGCTTTTGCCACATTACCAGAAACTTCATCATAATGAGAGAAAGTCATTGTGCTTGTTGCACGACCCGAAGTTATTGTACGAAGCGCTGTTACATAACCAAACATTTCAGAAAGTGGAGCTTTAGCTTTCACTATTCTTGCTCCAGTACGGCTTGTGTCCATACCTTCTACTTGTCCACGACGTTTGTTTAAGTCACCAATAACATCACCCATACTTTCTTCTGGAGTGATAACCTCGATCTTCATTATAGGCTCTTTCAATATAGGACCTGCTTTCTCTGCTGCACTTTTGAATGCTTGAATAGCACAAATTTCAAAAGACAATTGGTCAGAGTCTACTGGGTGATAAGAACCATCTATTACCGTTACCTTTAATTTATCCAAAGCATAGCCCGCCAACACACCATTTTTCATAGCACGAGTAAAACCTTTTTGGATAGAAGGAATATATTCCTTAGGAATATTACCACCTTTAACTTCGTCTACAAATTGCAATTCGCCTTCAAAATCAGCATCAGCTGGCTCTACACGAACTATCATATCAGCAAATTTACCACGACCACCTGTTTGTTTTTTGTAAGTTTCGCGTAATTCAACAGACTTAGTTATTGCTTCTTTGTAAGAAACCTGAGGACGACCTTGATTACACTCAACCTTAAACTCACGTCTTAAACGGTCAATAATAATTTCAAGGTGAAGTTCTCCCATACCTGAGATAACTGTCTGACCTGAATCCTCGTCCGTTTTAACAGTAAAGGTTGGATCCTCTTCTGCTAATTTAGAAAGACCAAGACCTAATTTATCTAAATCTTTTTGAGTTTTAGGCTCTACCGCAATACCGATCACAGGATCTGGGAAGTCCATAGACTCCAATACTATTGGATGATTTTCATCACACAATGTATCACCTGTACGAATATCTTTGAATCCAACTCCTGCACCTATATCTCCACAAGTTATATATTCTTTAGGATTTTGTTTATTTGAGTGCATTTGAAACAAGCGAGATATACGTTCTTTTTTACCAGAACGAGTATTATAAACGTACGAACCCGCAGTTAATTCTCCTGAATAAACACGGAAGAAACACAAGCGACCCACATAAGGGTCAGTCGCAATCTTAAATGCCAAAGCACACAAAGGTTCTTCAGTACTTGGCTTACGTACTAATACTTTTTCAGGATCACTTGGATCTGTTCCCTCTATCGCTTCTGTATCCGCTGGACTTGGAAGATAAGCACAAGCAGCATTCAATAAAGGCTGAACACCCTTATTTTTGAAAGAAGAACCACAAATCATAGGATTAATTTGCATTGCCAATGTTCCTTTACGTATAGCAGCTCTAATTTCATCTTCTGTAATAGTAGAAGGATCGTCGAAATACTTCTCCATGATAGCATCATCAACTTCAGCTAACGTTTCAAGCATTTTATCTCTCCATTCTTCTGCTTCAGCTTGAAGCTCTGCTGGGATTGCCTCTTCCGTATAATCAGCACCCATAGCTTCGTCGTGCCAGAATAAAGCTTTCATTGTAACCAAATCCACAACTCCTCTGAACTTTTCTTCAGCTCCAATAGGAATTTGTATAGGACAAGGATTAGCACCTAAAACATCTTTTACCTGTCTTACCACTTCGAAGAAATTAGCACCCGAACGGTCCATTTTATTTACATAACCGATACGAGGCACTAAATATTTATCAGCTTGACGCCAAACTGTTTCCGACTGAGGTTCAACTCCACCTACAGCACAGAAAGCAGCAACAGCTCCATCAAGGATACGCAACGAACGCTCTACCTCTACAGTAAAGTCAACGTGTCCTGGAGTGTCAATCAAGTTAATCTTATAAGTATCATTATTATATTTCCAATTCGCTGTTGTTGCCGCAGACGTGATAGTAATACCACGTTCTTGCTCTTGCTCCATCCAGTCCATTGTAGCAGCTCCATCATGCACTTCTCCAATTTTATGGGTTAACCCTGTATAAAAAAGAATACGTTCCGATGTAGTTGTTTTCCCTGCATCAATGTGAGCCATAATGCCGAGATTACGTGTATATTTCAGTTGTTGATCTGAACCTTTTGCCATTGTTTTCTGCTTATTTAATATTAAAATCTAAAATGAGCGAATGCTCTGTTGGCTTCTGCCATTCTGTGCATATCTTCTTTTCTCTTATACGCACCACCTTGATTATTGAAAGCATCAACAATTTCAGCAGATAGTTTATCAGCCATAGATCTTCCTCCTCTTTTACGAGAGAATAAAATCATATTTTTCATTGAAACTGACTCTTTACGATCAGGGCGAATTTCTGTAGGCACTTGGAATGTAGCACCACCAATACGGCGCGATTTAACTTCAACAAGCGGAGTAATGTTATCTAATGCTTGTTTCCAAATTTCAAGAGGAGTTTTTTCTTCATTAGGCAATTTATCTTTCACTTTATCCAAAGCCGTATAGAAGATGTCGTAGGCAATACTTTTTTTGCCATCGTACATTAAGTGGTTAACGAATTTCGTCACCTTTTTGTCACCAAACACTGGATCAGGTAATACCTGTCTTTTTTTGGGTTTTGTCTTTCTCATTTTACTAAAAAATTGCGTTCTTGTTCTTGGTTGCCGATTATGTCTTCAAAAGATCCCTCCGAATCTATTTACTCAACCTATATTTGATTAATAACGATAATCAATAATGAATGATCACTCATTCGATTAGTAATTCTCTTTTATCAATTTATATCTTGCTTTCCAAAAAACTCAAACCGTTTTAAACTTGATTTAATTCTCGATTTGAAGCTAATAATTATTTCTTAGCTGCTTTAGGACGTTTCGCTCCGTATTTTGAACGACGTTGAGTACGACCGTTAACACCGGCAGTATCCAAAGTTCCTCTAACTACGTGATAACGAACACCTGGAAGGTCTTTCACACGACCACCTCTTACTAACACAATAGAGTGCTCTTGCAAATTGTGTCCTTCTCCAGGTATATAA encodes the following:
- a CDS encoding small subunit ribosomal protein S19 (product_source=KO:K02965; cath_funfam=3.30.860.10; cog=COG0185; ko=KO:K02965; pfam=PF00203; superfamily=54570; tigrfam=TIGR01050) — its product is MSRSLKKGPYINIKLEKKILDMNESGKKTVVKTWARASMISPDFVGHTVAVHNGNKFIPVYITENMVGHKLGEFSPTRQFRGHAGNKKK
- a CDS encoding small subunit ribosomal protein S3 (product_source=KO:K02982; cath_funfam=3.30.1140.32,3.30.300.20; cog=COG0092; ko=KO:K02982; pfam=PF00189,PF07650; smart=SM00322; superfamily=54814,54821; tigrfam=TIGR01009), coding for MGQKTNPISNRLGIIRGWDSNWYGGNNYGDTLYEDSKIRKYLNARLAKASVSRIVIERTLKLVTITVCSARPGVIIGKGGQEVDKLKEELKKITDKEIQINIFEVKKPELDAAIVANNIARQLEGKMAYRRAIKAAITATMKAGAEGIKVQISGRLNGAEMARSEMYKEGRTPLHTLRADIDYSLAEALTKVGLLGVKVWICRGEVYGRKDLSPQFAVAKDSGRGFNAGGRGGKKRTPRDKK
- a CDS encoding small subunit ribosomal protein S10 (product_source=KO:K02946; cath_funfam=3.30.70.600; cog=COG0051; ko=KO:K02946; pfam=PF00338; smart=SM01403; superfamily=54999; tigrfam=TIGR01049); amino-acid sequence: MNNSSQKIRIKLKSYDYNLVDKSAEKIVKTVKGTADFVSGPIPLPTHKRIFTVNRATFVNKKSREQFELSSYKRLIDIYTSTTKTVDALMKLDLPSGVEVEIKV
- a CDS encoding small subunit ribosomal protein S17 (product_source=KO:K02961; cath_funfam=2.40.50.140; cog=COG0186; ko=KO:K02961; pfam=PF00366; superfamily=50249; tigrfam=TIGR03635), with product MEARNLRKERIGVVSSNKMEKSITVAVKWKEKHPLYGKFVNKTKKFHAHDEKNECNIGDTVKIMETRPLSKTKRWRLVEIIEKAK
- a CDS encoding elongation factor G (product_source=KO:K02355; cath_funfam=2.40.30.10,3.30.230.10,3.30.70.870,3.40.50.300; cog=COG0480; ko=KO:K02355; pfam=PF00009,PF00679,PF03144,PF03764,PF14492; smart=SM00838,SM00889; superfamily=50447,52540,54211,54980; tigrfam=TIGR00484), which translates into the protein MAKGSDQQLKYTRNLGIMAHIDAGKTTTSERILFYTGLTHKIGEVHDGAATMDWMEQEQERGITITSAATTANWKYNNDTYKINLIDTPGHVDFTVEVERSLRILDGAVAAFCAVGGVEPQSETVWRQADKYLVPRIGYVNKMDRSGANFFEVVRQVKDVLGANPCPIQIPIGAEEKFRGVVDLVTMKALFWHDEAMGADYTEEAIPAELQAEAEEWRDKMLETLAEVDDAIMEKYFDDPSTITEDEIRAAIRKGTLAMQINPMICGSSFKNKGVQPLLNAACAYLPSPADTEAIEGTDPSDPEKVLVRKPSTEEPLCALAFKIATDPYVGRLCFFRVYSGELTAGSYVYNTRSGKKERISRLFQMHSNKQNPKEYITCGDIGAGVGFKDIRTGDTLCDENHPIVLESMDFPDPVIGIAVEPKTQKDLDKLGLGLSKLAEEDPTFTVKTDEDSGQTVISGMGELHLEIIIDRLRREFKVECNQGRPQVSYKEAITKSVELRETYKKQTGGRGKFADMIVRVEPADADFEGELQFVDEVKGGNIPKEYIPSIQKGFTRAMKNGVLAGYALDKLKVTVIDGSYHPVDSDQLSFEICAIQAFKSAAEKAGPILKEPIMKIEVITPEESMGDVIGDLNKRRGQVEGMDTSRTGARIVKAKAPLSEMFGYVTALRTITSGRATSTMTFSHYDEVSGNVAKAVLTEVQGRVDLIK
- a CDS encoding large subunit ribosomal protein L2 (product_source=KO:K02886; cath_funfam=2.30.30.30,2.40.50.140,4.10.950.10; cog=COG0090; ko=KO:K02886; pfam=PF00181,PF03947; smart=SM01382,SM01383; superfamily=50104,50249; tigrfam=TIGR01171) — encoded protein: MGIRKLKPTTPGQRHKIIGTFSEITASVPEKSLVYGTKKSGGRNAEGKMTIRNVGGGHKRKYRIIDFKRNKDGIPATVKTIEYDPNRSARIALLYYADGAKTYIIAPDGLEINQTVMSGTEAAPEVGNALPLANIPLGTVIHNVELRPGQGAKMVRSAGAFAQLVSREGSYVILKMPSGETRKILSACKATIGSVGNSDHALERSGKAGRTRWLGRRPRVRGVVMNPVDHPMGGGEGRASGGHPRSRKGLYAKGLKTRAPKKHSSKYIVERRKK
- a CDS encoding small subunit ribosomal protein S7 (product_source=KO:K02992; cath_funfam=1.10.455.10; cog=COG0049; ko=KO:K02992; pfam=PF00177; superfamily=47973; tigrfam=TIGR01029), giving the protein MRKTKPKKRQVLPDPVFGDKKVTKFVNHLMYDGKKSIAYDIFYTALDKVKDKLPNEEKTPLEIWKQALDNITPLVEVKSRRIGGATFQVPTEIRPDRKESVSMKNMILFSRKRGGRSMADKLSAEIVDAFNNQGGAYKRKEDMHRMAEANRAFAHFRF
- a CDS encoding large subunit ribosomal protein L14 (product_source=KO:K02874; cath_funfam=2.40.150.20; cog=COG0093; ko=KO:K02874; pfam=PF00238; smart=SM01374; superfamily=50193; tigrfam=TIGR01067); amino-acid sequence: MIQQESRLKVADNSGAREVLCIRVLGGTRRRYASVGDVIVVAVKQVIPSSDVKKGAVSKAIIVRTKKEIRRADGSYIRFDDNACVLLNNAGEIRGSRIFGPVARELRAVNMKIVSLAPEVL
- a CDS encoding large subunit ribosomal protein L16 (product_source=KO:K02878; cath_funfam=3.90.1170.10; cog=COG0197; ko=KO:K02878; pfam=PF00252; superfamily=54686; tigrfam=TIGR01164) produces the protein MLQPKKTKFRRSQKGRMKGNAQRGSQLAFGSFGIKTLQSKWITGRQIEAARIAVTRYMQRQGQVWVRIFPDKPITKKPAEVRMGKGKGAPEGFVAPVTPGRILFEIEGVPFDVAKEALRLAAQKLPVTTKFVVRRDYDMNNQTL
- a CDS encoding large subunit ribosomal protein L4 (product_source=KO:K02926; cath_funfam=3.40.1370.10; cog=COG0088; ko=KO:K02926; pfam=PF00573; superfamily=52166; tigrfam=TIGR03953), which gives rise to MEVSVYNIKGEDTGRKVNLKEGVFGIEPNDHVIYLDVKQYLANKRQGTAKSKERNEISGSTRKLGRQKGGGGARRGDINSPLLRGGARVFGPQPRDYGFKLNKKEKSLARKSALSYKVREEALIVIEDFNFETPKTKEFVTLSKNLNLDGKKLLLVVPENNNNIFLSARNLQKASVITVSELNTYKVMNAGHLVLLESSLTAMNNF
- a CDS encoding large subunit ribosomal protein L3 (product_source=KO:K02906; cath_funfam=4.10.960.10; cog=COG0087; ko=KO:K02906; pfam=PF00297; superfamily=50447; tigrfam=TIGR03625); the encoded protein is MPGLIGKKIGMTSVFGADGKNLPCTVIEVGPCVVTQVKTIENDGYEAVQLGFQDKKEKHTTKPEMGHFKKAGVTPKRHLVEFKEQGLYKENNGEYKQGDVITVDYFDGEIYVDVIGQSKGKGFQGVVKRHGFRGVGEATLGQSDRQRHPGSIGACSYPAKVFKGTRMGGQMGNERVTVQNLEVIKLIPEHNLMLVKGSVPGAKGSIVVIQK
- a CDS encoding large subunit ribosomal protein L29 (product_source=KO:K02904; cath_funfam=1.10.287.310; cog=COG0255; ko=KO:K02904; pfam=PF00831; superfamily=46561; tigrfam=TIGR00012) produces the protein MKIAEIRDLSTQELKERVDVEVKAYEQKKINHSISPLDSPAVITKSRREIARMKTELRKRELDENKK
- a CDS encoding large subunit ribosomal protein L23 (product_source=KO:K02892; cath_funfam=3.30.70.330; cog=COG0089; ko=KO:K02892; pfam=PF00276; superfamily=54189) is translated as MGIIIKPIVTEKQTMITDKMANRVGFRVSPDANKLEIKAAIEELYGVTVVKVNTMNYDGKRKSRYTKSGVVSGKEASFKKAIVTLKEGDTIDFFSNI
- a CDS encoding large subunit ribosomal protein L22 (product_source=KO:K02890; cath_funfam=3.90.470.10; cog=COG0091; ko=KO:K02890; pfam=PF00237; superfamily=54843; tigrfam=TIGR01044), encoding MGSRKRISAEKRKEAQKDMYFAKLNNVPTSPRKMRLVADMVRGMEVFKALGVLKYSNKEASARVEKLLKSAIANWEEKTGRQAENGELFITSISVDSATILKRMRPAPQGRAYRIRKRSNHVTLFVDTKNEIQK